A segment of the Trifolium pratense cultivar HEN17-A07 linkage group LG7, ARS_RC_1.1, whole genome shotgun sequence genome:
gggtgggtacttgttagtgacatgagtttagttggactagtgaaacaaggtttactaggtgatgtaactaaactggaattgttggagcctaacaatggcctgagGTGGTTTCACagatgtttgaagttgttcaagtgacacatgggcactggttgacatggatgcaaggtgtgtgatggTAGCGTGCGAgcattggttggcattgatgcaaggtacgcggttatctcgatggctgatgaacttccaGAGAAAGCCAATatggaagttgcaccataaattgTCAGTgaggtttcgagatgaaattcttgggatgacttggttccaagtgaagaaaaatcttgggatggtttagtttcaagtgaagaaaattcttgggatgatttagttccaagtggaatatactctttatggtggagtatgataatttaatttgtcggtatagacaatgagaattatgattgtcggtgtagacaatgaagattgaagaccattacaatcaaggtggagattgttgggattgattgcaatgtaagtcccacattgctaatgaagaaaaagaatgaggttaaaaaatagctattgaaagtcccacatcgcttagaattgtgaagcaaggaggaaatcaaagctatataatggacctaagttctttgtttataattgcaccaagcagtaacacttgtaaacactttaagtttatatttgtgtctttttgcttttctcttatgctcttgtttaagagtatttgagatgtagttcaaatatttactttggagagtgtgagtgtattgggggccaagggaatgtggagtgaagtctatgtgttgtaacaattttcacatagtgtttattctctggttgtcggttttgacaacgaccgtgtttttttttctccgatttggagtttccacgttatattcttgtgttgttgattgcactcttttattttctctatgtcGGTTTTTCCGAACTTCTCTCACCCTAGCCTGAGCCTGTATCTAGCCAGCTATAAATAGTAGTGATTAACAAGTTATAAGATCATCATCCATCCatccaaacaaacaaacaaacaaacaaacaaatagtcACAACAACGAGGCTTTAATCTGATTCTCAAGATGAGACCTGCTCTTGCTTTACTACCTCTCTTGCTTTTCTTGGTATGTTTCACTTTTCGTCCTTTCAATAGTATAGTACTAgtaacattaattaataataataataataatattcaaacaaatagtagtactagtagcattaatactaataatataatattcaaacaaaatgctaattaatgtatttgaagTCAGTGGTTAGTTTTGgtgatttttaatataattgaaATGTTTTAGTTGTCAACTTTATACccttttactttaaataaaaataataatcgaGTCTAACAGATTCCAATGCATGACTAGTCTATATATTCTTCCtagattttttatttggtgATGTTTAAGTATAGATTATTCtcaaaaattgttttcttaaGAACTAATTTTCATGTTGATAACGAAATAGCTATTTTGATTagtttttaaagaaaattatttttaatagaagTTGAGagaatgttattttttattgattctaTGGTTTTTTTCAACTCTTTTAATGATAAACTATTTTAATATTCATAGTTTTCAACTTgagtgattttaattttttatacttttatcaACATGAAAACCTTTTGATTTGtgcttttttataagtttctaaagaattaattttatcaaaattaatcttagagaatctaaaataaaaatgaatccaaaaaaaatcaacacaCATATAGATGATTTGATTTTCAACATTGAGTTAAAATAAGCAACATTGCGTTTGATCTCCTAAGGAAATGAACatgataattttagttgtactatgtttaattttaaaactgtttttaaaatttgacaaagtGGATACAAGAGAGTggacaaatattaaaattattgttcCTCACTAAACTAATGGACAACTTTTTATCCTTTACACAAATTACATAAAAtactaaaacaatattttaaacaTCAAACATCATGCAAAgtaaaatttattcaataccCCACGAACCATATTCAACGGGTgatgaaagcaaaaaaaaattattcaatacccCACGAACCATATTCAACGGGTgatgaaagcaaaaaaaaaattattcaataccttaaatatttttcatatatacaATTATGTGATTATGTCCGGTACTTATCTTATATCGATTAAAGATACCCTTCATTTGTTGAATCAATgtttataatatgattatagACATACAAATAATGGAGTTAGCTTAATATTTTTTGAGGTGTCAAATATATATGTTTCAGTTGTAATCTAACTAAGGAAACCatataaaaaaagatataatGTTTTCCTATGTTTCTTTAAAAAACTTTCATAGCtgattaatgatttttttttaaaaaaaacttaatagcTATTTTGAAAACAAGACAATATTATTAACAACACATTTGCACTTACACCTCTACTTTTTTTTGTCttacttttgtttttatttttttgaaaagtttgCAGCAACGGTAGAATCAAGAAAGGATCTAGGAGAATACTTGAAACTTGCTGTGAAAGACCAACACACGGCAGAATATATTCAAGGACTCCTTAACATCAAcgataaaaaaaatctcaagaCACAAAAGCCTAATATTAATGTTTTTGGAGATAAGGAAATTGATGCAAAGGAAAACAAAGGAGCcattaaagattttgaaccaaGACCTAATGGTTTCCTTTATCATGGGACAGATGCAGAGGAAAAGAAAGGAGCcattaaagattttgaaccaaAACCTAATGGTTTCCTTTATCATGGGACAGATGCAGAGGAAAACAAAGGAGCcattaaagattttgaaccaaGACCTAATGGTTTCCTTTATCATGGGACAGATGCAGAGGAAAACAAAGGAGCcattaaagattttgaaccaaGACCTAATGCTTTTCTTTATCATGGGACAGATGCAGAGGAAAAGAAAGGAGCcattaaagattttgaaccaaGACCTAATGCTTTTCTTTATCATGGGACAGATGCAGAGGAAAACAAAGGAGCcattaaagattttgaaccaaGACCTAATGCTTTTCTTTATCATGGGACAGATGCAGAGGAAAAGAAAGGAGCcattaaagattttgaaccaaGACCTAATGCTTTTCTTTATCATGGGACAGATGCAGAGGAAAACAAAGGAGCcattaaagattttgaaccaaGACCTAATGCTTTCCTTTATCATGGGACAGATGCAGAGGAAAAGAAAGGAGCcattaaagattttgaaccaaGACCTAATGGTTTCCTTTATCATGGGACAGATGCAGAGGAAAAGAAAGGATCcattaaagattttgaaccaaAACCTAATGGTTTCCTTTATCATGGGACAGATGCAGAGGAAAACAAAGGAGCCATTAAAGATTGTGAACTAAGACCTAATGGTTTCCTTTATCATGGGACAGATGCAGAGGAAAAGAAAGGAGCcattaaagattttgaaccaaGACCTAATGGTTTTCTTTATCATGGGATAGATGCAGAGGAAAAGAAAGGAGCcattaaagattttgaaccaaAACCTAATGGTTTCCTTTATCATGGAAGAGATGCAGAGGAAAACAAAGGAGCcattaaagattttgaaccaaGACCTAATGGTTTCCTTTATCATGGGACAGATGCAGAGGAAAACAAAGGAGCcattaaagattttgaaccaaGACCTAATGGTTTCCTTTATCATGGGACAGATGCAGAGGAAAAGAAAGGAGCcattaaagattttgaaccaaAACCTAATGGTTTCCTTTATCATGGGACAGATGCAGAGGAAAACAAAGGAGCCGttaaagattttgaaccaaGACCTAATGGTTTCCTTTATCATGGGACAGATGCAGAGGAAAAGAAAGGAGCcattaaagattttgaaccaaGACCTAATGGTTTTCTTTATCATGGGACAGATGCAGAGGAAAAGAAAGGAGCCATTAAAGATTTTCAACCAAGACCTAATGGTTTTCTTTATCATGGGACAGATGCAGAGGAAAAGAAAGGAGCcattaaagattttgaaccaaGACCTAATGGTTTCCTTTATCATGGGACAGATGCAGAGGAAAAGAAAGGAGCcattaaagattttgaaccaaAACCTAATGGTTTCCTTTATCATGGGACAGATGCAGAGGAAAACAAAGGAGCCATTAAAGATTTTGAACTAAAACCCACGGTTTCTAGCAATGAAGAAAATTACATTGATGTTAAGTAAAAGAAGGATTTTGAGCCGAATCCAAGTGTCATGAAATATGTTTCATAAATAAGTGTAATAATATGCGCACAGTGTGTTGGTCGTCGTCTGATTGGTACGTCGTTTTTGGTTTTCTGTCTTGTTGTGGCGTTCAtttagttcatattgaaagatcaacttcaatcaattgcagattcaatctATGATTTGGAagtcaacgttgcagatccagAAGCATGAATATTACGGTCACTttgattttatcatattatttgtaagCATTTTACCATTGTAATGTTATTATTAACTTGaatattgtgagtttgttcgcagattcatccttttcgtttttagaaaaattgaatttgtatttgtgTCTTATGTATTCTATCAATTATTGAAACGAATGAATATCttatttttagtataaaaatatgtaataataaaatagaaagcgTATTATGTAGCTTATTTAAGTAAGCCGCTGCATATGTTCAATGATTATTAAGtatgtttttatatatgaaaaaatgatgtacaaaaaaaaatttactaagtATGTATGATATATTAAGCTCTTTGAATAAATGTAATCTGATTGATGGAGCttatagtaaaataaattgtcTTTTTAATTTGTGGTGGATGGGTTAGAAACTTTAAAAATGTTTAGgtgatcttatataagatttTTATTGTGATTTTAATCATAATAAATTATGATGTAGagatgtactccctccgtcccaaaatataagacctAGTTGATCACTACATGTATGtcgatgcacaattttgatcactaatatctttaattatctatttgtaaatattataaaaatttgatattttgaaaatactcaccTTGCAACGTTTTGAAAATGAGGCAGCAGACAAAAACTGTTACTTAAAGACAAAAAACCGTACCTCTGTCTTAAGGCAACAGTTAGCCAAACCGTAGCTTATACTGTGTTTAGGAACGGTTTAATGACTGTGGGTACAGAAACTATGCAACAGAGTCAAAACCGCTGCCTATTCCACTTTAAAGGTGCGGTCTTGAAACATTGCTTTAAAAACTGTTGCCTAAACTTCAAAAATGTTGTAGTActatcaaaacaaatcaaataagatCTCATATGTTAATGTTTACATCtatatgttattaaaaatatacggtcaaaacaatataaatgaatagtacatttggCCAACGATCTTATATattgggacggaaggagtatcGACATTCAATTTGAATTGGATACTGAAGGTTATTTGGAATTATTTGCTTCCATTTAAATTGGATACCGAAGGTTATTTGGAATCGGAGGTTTAGCAGTTCCATTGATTTTGATATGTAATCAAATTTTCTAACTGTTGTTTTGTTCAACATGTAGATATTATGATGCTTATATCCACATTGAATTTTGTAAGCATTATGTTACATGaatgtagtaaaaaaaattgattaaatgaATATAGTAAATATTGTGtgatgacaattttagcaagtGAACTAAATTCGTCgctaagtaataaaatttataaagttcgtatccgcagggattgtttcaatctcgacaaaacaatcGAATCAtatttaggattaataaataaattgcaaaggggggttttcagattgatttgtagtaacaatgacaataattaaaattgaaaaaaggtTGAAACGTAAACTTTTATGAGAGAAAGACGATTAGAAATTATTTTGAATCATCTCTTTGTCCCTATCTGGTACTCTAGCTTCTAGCCCTCAACAataaaattcttataattacgataatttaacaaaatagaccgagtcca
Coding sequences within it:
- the LOC123896822 gene encoding uncharacterized protein LOC123896822, with product MRPALALLPLLLFLFAATVESRKDLGEYLKLAVKDQHTAEYIQGLLNINDKKNLKTQKPNINVFGDKEIDAKENKGAIKDFEPRPNGFLYHGTDAEEKKGAIKDFEPKPNGFLYHGTDAEENKGAIKDFEPRPNGFLYHGTDAEENKGAIKDFEPRPNAFLYHGTDAEEKKGAIKDFEPRPNAFLYHGTDAEENKGAIKDFEPRPNAFLYHGTDAEEKKGAIKDFEPRPNAFLYHGTDAEENKGAIKDFEPRPNAFLYHGTDAEEKKGAIKDFEPRPNGFLYHGTDAEEKKGSIKDFEPKPNGFLYHGTDAEENKGAIKDCELRPNGFLYHGTDAEEKKGAIKDFEPRPNGFLYHGIDAEEKKGAIKDFEPKPNGFLYHGRDAEENKGAIKDFEPRPNGFLYHGTDAEENKGAIKDFEPRPNGFLYHGTDAEEKKGAIKDFEPKPNGFLYHGTDAEENKGAVKDFEPRPNGFLYHGTDAEEKKGAIKDFEPRPNGFLYHGTDAEEKKGAIKDFQPRPNGFLYHGTDAEEKKGAIKDFEPRPNGFLYHGTDAEEKKGAIKDFEPKPNGFLYHGTDAEENKGAIKDFELKPTVSSNEENYIDVK